The following are from one region of the Roseobacter fucihabitans genome:
- a CDS encoding TRAP transporter fused permease subunit produces MSEPAKDVAHELSAEELAAIEEKYDEGSATRKVAPSAGILLRAVAIVFAIYHYITAGFGLPADHWHMGWHLSGLFILTYAFFPLFKTKSSLALKTDGLRLGGIPFLDIILMILGVASALYIGLAWRGVPMLGIEEQTFRMGNPNNFDMFFGVVIIVLVLDIARRTLGWVLPAIISLFIIYALFGPYFSGLMQHPGVKFRTFVSSMYFPQEGIFGVTLWVVSTIVFHFVLFGVIAQRTGLGQLFIDNATILAGRYTGGPAKVSVVSSAFFGTISGSSVANTVSTGALTIPNMKRLGYPGHFAGGVEAASSAGGQITPPIMGAAAFIMAEFLQLPYTTIVIAAIFPAVLHYVGVFTVVHLMARKLDLKGLTKEQLPLLGNVWREGWANIIPLIGLLWVLFSGYTPFMSAFCGISLAVVAGMSRLREPPTLIYAVAFGAFVIWKFTGGSFEPLTAFILLAGTAVATLNPQKRVLLPEMSQSIETGVKYALAVGAASAAVGIVVGVINTTGIGFRIGFMVTQGAGNLASDFYALLSFGEYALFAVEDLQLFLSLVFIAIACILMGAGIPTTALYIMLVSVAQPALAQLGVPPIASHLFVLYYGVVAEITPPVCTSAYAAAAIANSPPFKTGISAFTLGLGKIVAPMAFVYAPVLLFVSSTGFDLWTFTYSATSCIMGVVSLSAAVVGFWLAPMGVFSRILCAFAGLVFIAPSLSADFLALAIVSPVIALQLRARTRAAIANA; encoded by the coding sequence ATGAGCGAGCCAGCCAAAGATGTTGCACATGAGTTGAGCGCCGAAGAACTCGCGGCCATCGAGGAGAAATACGACGAAGGCTCCGCGACACGTAAAGTCGCCCCCTCTGCGGGCATTCTATTACGCGCTGTCGCCATCGTCTTTGCGATCTATCACTACATCACCGCCGGTTTCGGGCTGCCTGCGGATCACTGGCATATGGGCTGGCACCTGTCGGGCCTGTTCATCCTGACATACGCCTTCTTTCCCCTGTTCAAAACCAAATCAAGCCTTGCGCTGAAAACCGACGGTCTGCGCCTGGGCGGCATACCCTTTTTGGACATTATCCTGATGATCCTGGGCGTTGCCTCGGCGCTTTATATTGGTCTCGCCTGGCGCGGTGTTCCAATGCTCGGGATCGAAGAGCAGACCTTCCGAATGGGCAATCCCAACAACTTCGACATGTTTTTTGGTGTGGTTATCATCGTGTTGGTGCTGGACATCGCGAGGCGGACCCTGGGCTGGGTTCTCCCGGCGATCATTTCATTGTTCATCATATATGCTCTTTTCGGCCCCTACTTCTCGGGGCTCATGCAACACCCCGGCGTCAAATTCCGCACTTTCGTGTCCTCAATGTATTTCCCGCAAGAGGGTATTTTCGGGGTCACGCTCTGGGTCGTCTCCACAATCGTGTTCCATTTCGTGCTGTTCGGCGTGATCGCCCAACGCACCGGTCTGGGGCAACTCTTCATCGACAACGCGACTATTCTCGCAGGGCGCTACACCGGCGGTCCGGCCAAGGTCTCGGTGGTCTCTTCGGCGTTTTTTGGCACGATTTCGGGCTCTTCCGTGGCCAATACGGTTTCCACGGGGGCGCTGACGATCCCCAATATGAAACGCCTGGGCTATCCGGGGCATTTTGCCGGCGGGGTCGAGGCCGCCTCCTCTGCGGGGGGGCAGATCACACCGCCGATCATGGGGGCCGCGGCCTTCATCATGGCCGAATTTTTGCAACTTCCTTATACGACCATCGTGATCGCCGCGATTTTTCCGGCGGTTCTGCATTACGTTGGGGTGTTCACGGTTGTACACCTGATGGCGCGCAAGCTGGACCTCAAGGGGCTGACCAAGGAACAACTGCCCCTTCTCGGCAACGTCTGGCGCGAAGGCTGGGCCAATATCATCCCGCTGATCGGTCTTTTGTGGGTCCTGTTCAGCGGCTATACCCCCTTCATGTCCGCCTTTTGCGGCATATCGCTGGCGGTTGTTGCGGGCATGTCGCGTTTGCGCGAACCCCCGACCCTGATCTATGCCGTGGCCTTCGGTGCCTTCGTCATCTGGAAATTCACTGGGGGGAGCTTTGAACCGCTCACCGCGTTTATCCTGCTCGCTGGAACCGCCGTTGCCACGCTCAACCCGCAAAAGCGCGTGTTGTTGCCCGAGATGTCTCAATCCATCGAAACGGGCGTCAAATACGCGCTGGCCGTGGGGGCCGCATCGGCGGCGGTGGGCATCGTTGTCGGTGTGATCAACACCACGGGCATCGGGTTTCGCATTGGCTTCATGGTCACACAAGGGGCCGGGAACCTCGCCTCGGATTTTTATGCGCTGCTGAGCTTTGGGGAATACGCGCTCTTTGCGGTTGAGGATCTGCAACTCTTCCTGTCGCTGGTGTTCATCGCCATCGCCTGCATCCTGATGGGGGCCGGGATCCCGACTACGGCGCTCTACATCATGCTGGTCTCTGTGGCTCAACCCGCGCTTGCGCAACTCGGCGTGCCGCCCATCGCCAGCCACCTCTTCGTGCTCTATTATGGCGTTGTCGCTGAAATCACCCCGCCGGTCTGCACATCCGCCTATGCGGCCGCGGCCATCGCCAATTCGCCCCCCTTCAAGACCGGCATTTCCGCCTTCACGCTGGGACTGGGCAAGATCGTGGCCCCGATGGCGTTCGTCTATGCGCCGGTGTTGCTGTTTGTTTCCTCTACGGGCTTCGATCTATGGACCTTCACCTATTCGGCGACCAGTTGCATTATGGGCGTCGTGTCGTTGTCGGCGGCGGTGGTGGGCTTCTGGCTGGCACCAATGGGCGTTTTCAGCCGGATCCTCTGCGCCTTCGCGGGGCTGGTGTTCATCGCGCCGTCGCTGTCGGCGGATTTTCTGGCTCTGGCGATCGTAAGCCCGGTGATCGCTCTGCAACTGCGCGCAAGAACCCGCGCTGCAATCGCAAACGCCTGA
- a CDS encoding thioredoxin family protein: MSKSRNTRTGKSKGLARLEPTRRDVIKLLRNGMIATVAVAGGGYFAMGSFRVYAAEHDLSRVGQGKPVVVQVHDPQCPTCTALQKQARKALYGFGECDLVYLIADITTVEGRAFAVRHGVGNVTLLLFDGRGGLQQAVEGLHSRDELDVIFKAHHGRFATS; the protein is encoded by the coding sequence ATGAGTAAATCCCGCAACACCCGCACAGGCAAATCGAAGGGTCTGGCTCGCCTGGAGCCAACGCGTCGTGATGTCATCAAATTGCTACGCAACGGGATGATTGCTACGGTTGCGGTGGCGGGGGGAGGCTATTTCGCAATGGGGTCGTTTCGCGTCTATGCGGCGGAACACGATCTGAGCCGGGTCGGGCAGGGCAAACCGGTGGTGGTGCAGGTACATGATCCGCAGTGCCCCACCTGCACAGCTTTGCAGAAACAGGCACGCAAGGCACTCTACGGGTTCGGTGAATGTGATCTGGTTTATCTGATTGCCGATATCACCACCGTTGAGGGGCGCGCTTTTGCGGTGCGCCACGGCGTCGGTAATGTGACGCTTTTGCTTTTTGACGGGCGGGGTGGATTGCAGCAGGCCGTTGAGGGCCTGCACAGTCGTGATGAGTTGGATGTGATTTTCAAGGCGCATCATGGCAGATTTGCCACGTCTTGA
- a CDS encoding ABC transporter ATP-binding protein, with the protein MTEPLLKVRGLKIGATIYPPGEKSREIEIVHGVDFDLAPGKVLGLIGESGAGKSTIGLASMAYGRGGVEITGGTVEINGRDILSSGLRDVRKLRGAEVTYVSQSAAASFNPAKQIMEQVTEAAIFQNKFSKQESEARAIALFAKLGLPDPENIGTRFPHQVSGGQLQRCMTALALCPEPDLVVFDEPTTALDVTTQIDVLAAIKEAIRDTGVAALYITHDLAVVAQVSDHIMVLQQGATVEYGTTDQIINHPKEAYTQALVSVRSINHAEKQPTQNPILKVEGITARYRGTDFDVLKNINVELHPGQTLAVVGESGSGKSTLARVITGLLPPSAGQITFDGRILTPDLPTRPLEDLRELQMIYQMADTAMNPRQTVGTIIGRPLEFYFGLKGAEKQKRIQELLDEIELGDGFQDRYPAELSGGQKQRVCIARALAAKPKLIICDEVTSALDPLVADGILKLLLRLQKADDVSYLFITHDLATVRAIADSIAVMLRGEVVRYGPKSEVLSPPFDDYTDLLLSSVPEMKLGWLESVIENRRMESAGN; encoded by the coding sequence ATGACGGAACCCCTTCTCAAAGTCCGCGGCCTCAAAATCGGCGCGACGATCTACCCGCCTGGTGAAAAATCCCGCGAGATCGAAATCGTGCACGGCGTGGATTTCGATCTCGCTCCGGGCAAGGTCCTCGGTCTGATCGGGGAATCCGGTGCCGGCAAATCCACGATTGGTCTCGCCTCTATGGCATATGGTCGTGGTGGCGTGGAAATCACCGGCGGTACTGTGGAAATCAACGGACGCGATATCCTCTCGTCCGGCCTGCGCGATGTGCGCAAACTGCGCGGCGCCGAAGTCACCTATGTCTCTCAATCCGCCGCCGCCTCTTTCAATCCGGCCAAACAGATCATGGAGCAGGTGACTGAAGCCGCGATCTTCCAGAATAAATTCTCCAAACAGGAATCTGAGGCCCGCGCCATCGCACTCTTCGCCAAACTCGGCCTGCCCGATCCGGAAAATATCGGCACCCGGTTTCCCCATCAGGTCTCGGGCGGGCAACTCCAACGCTGCATGACAGCCCTGGCACTCTGCCCCGAACCGGATCTTGTTGTCTTTGACGAACCCACAACGGCACTGGATGTGACCACCCAGATCGACGTCCTCGCCGCCATCAAGGAAGCCATCCGAGACACCGGCGTGGCAGCCCTTTACATCACACATGACCTTGCGGTGGTTGCGCAGGTCAGCGACCATATCATGGTCCTGCAACAGGGCGCGACCGTCGAATATGGCACCACCGACCAGATCATTAACCACCCAAAGGAAGCCTACACCCAGGCCCTCGTCTCGGTGCGCTCCATTAATCACGCCGAAAAACAACCGACCCAAAACCCGATCCTGAAGGTCGAAGGCATAACAGCGCGCTATCGCGGTACGGATTTTGACGTTCTCAAGAACATCAACGTGGAACTGCACCCCGGTCAGACGCTGGCCGTTGTCGGTGAATCCGGCTCCGGCAAATCGACGCTGGCCCGCGTTATCACCGGATTGCTCCCACCCTCGGCAGGTCAGATCACCTTTGACGGACGCATCCTCACGCCGGATCTGCCGACGCGACCGCTCGAGGATCTGCGCGAATTGCAAATGATCTACCAGATGGCCGATACCGCGATGAACCCGCGCCAGACCGTCGGCACCATCATCGGGCGTCCGCTGGAATTCTACTTCGGTCTCAAAGGCGCGGAAAAACAAAAGCGTATTCAGGAACTGCTCGATGAAATCGAGCTGGGCGACGGCTTTCAGGATCGCTACCCGGCAGAACTCTCGGGCGGTCAAAAACAACGTGTCTGCATCGCCCGCGCCCTTGCCGCCAAGCCCAAGCTGATCATCTGCGATGAGGTCACTTCCGCCCTGGATCCGCTGGTGGCTGATGGCATTCTCAAGCTGCTCTTGCGGCTACAAAAAGCGGATGATGTCTCTTATCTGTTCATCACCCATGATCTGGCCACAGTACGCGCGATTGCCGACAGCATCGCGGTTATGCTGCGCGGTGAGGTCGTGCGCTATGGCCCCAAAAGTGAGGTCCTTTCGCCCCCTTTCGATGATTATACCGACCTGTTGTTAAGTTCCGTGCCGGAAATGAAACTCGGGTGGCTCGAAAGCGTGATCGAGAATCGCAGAATGGAAAGCGCTGGCAACTAG
- a CDS encoding ABC transporter permease yields MRIPISALIGLFFTGLFFFMAVFASFLAPYGMAEIVGDVWEAPSDQFLLGTDSIGRDLLSRMIYGGQTTIFIATAATVLSFVTGSVLGFFAAVSGGWVDQAISRFVDLIMSIPSLIFALVVLSVMPTTIPILIILMGLLDSTRVYRLARAVAVDITVMDYVEAARLRGEKIGWIIFRETLPNALSPLVAEMGLRFIFAVLFVSTLSFLGLGVQPPQADWGGIVKENKEGINYGISAALYPAYAIAVLCISINLVADWVLNRTTSLKGGRG; encoded by the coding sequence ATGAGGATCCCAATTTCTGCCCTCATCGGGTTGTTTTTCACCGGTCTGTTCTTTTTCATGGCCGTTTTCGCTTCCTTCCTCGCCCCCTACGGCATGGCAGAAATCGTCGGCGACGTCTGGGAAGCCCCCTCCGATCAATTCCTGCTCGGCACCGACAGCATCGGGCGCGACCTGCTCAGCCGTATGATCTACGGCGGCCAAACCACGATCTTTATCGCCACCGCCGCCACCGTGCTCAGCTTCGTAACCGGCTCGGTCCTGGGATTCTTCGCCGCCGTCTCGGGGGGGTGGGTGGATCAAGCCATCAGCCGCTTTGTCGACCTGATCATGTCGATCCCTTCGCTGATCTTTGCCCTTGTGGTGCTCTCGGTCATGCCCACAACGATCCCGATCCTGATCATCCTGATGGGCCTTCTGGACAGCACCCGCGTCTACCGGCTCGCCCGTGCCGTCGCGGTGGACATCACCGTCATGGATTACGTCGAGGCTGCGCGCCTGCGCGGTGAAAAAATCGGCTGGATCATCTTCCGCGAAACCCTGCCCAACGCCCTCTCGCCGCTGGTCGCAGAAATGGGCCTGCGCTTCATCTTTGCGGTGCTCTTCGTCTCCACGCTTTCCTTCCTCGGCCTGGGCGTGCAACCGCCACAGGCGGATTGGGGTGGCATCGTGAAAGAGAACAAAGAGGGCATCAACTACGGCATCTCCGCAGCCCTCTACCCCGCCTATGCAATTGCAGTTCTGTGCATATCGATCAACCTGGTGGCCGACTGGGTTCTCAACCGGACGACATCCCTGAAAGGCGGCAGAGGTTGA
- a CDS encoding ABC transporter permease, which produces MHPILKLVAQRLALSTMLLFAASVLIFAGTTILPGDVAQQILGQAATPENLANLRAELGLNEPALSRYFSWLGGVMQGDLGTALTNGRDIAESLGSRLGNTLFLAFWAAVISVPLAIFLGLLAVRYKDRWPDKLISGVTLTTISIPEFMIGYILIYWVSIKWGLFSSVAIINDSMSLGEKLNAIAIPVMVLTLVVLAHMMRMTRAAILNVMQSAYIETAELKGLGMLKIIRKHAFPNAVAPIVNVVMINLAYLVVGVVVVEVVFAYPGMGQYLVDHVAKRDVPVVQACGLIFAAVYIGLNLIADIVSILANPRLRHPK; this is translated from the coding sequence ATGCACCCCATCTTGAAACTTGTAGCTCAGCGCCTTGCGCTGAGCACCATGCTGCTTTTCGCAGCCTCGGTTCTCATATTCGCAGGAACGACGATACTCCCCGGAGACGTCGCGCAGCAAATTCTCGGACAGGCCGCAACACCGGAAAACCTGGCTAACCTGCGCGCAGAACTTGGCCTCAACGAACCCGCGCTGTCGCGCTATTTTTCCTGGCTCGGTGGCGTGATGCAAGGCGATCTGGGCACAGCGCTTACAAATGGTCGCGACATCGCCGAAAGCCTCGGCAGCAGGCTTGGCAATACGCTGTTCCTCGCCTTCTGGGCCGCTGTGATCTCCGTACCGCTCGCGATATTTCTCGGCCTGCTTGCCGTGCGCTACAAAGACCGCTGGCCCGACAAACTCATTTCCGGCGTGACCCTGACAACCATTTCGATCCCCGAATTCATGATCGGCTACATCCTGATCTATTGGGTCTCGATCAAATGGGGCCTGTTCTCCTCCGTGGCGATCATCAACGACAGCATGTCGCTGGGTGAAAAACTCAACGCCATCGCCATTCCCGTCATGGTCCTGACGCTGGTCGTTCTGGCGCATATGATGCGCATGACCCGCGCGGCCATCCTGAACGTCATGCAATCCGCCTATATCGAAACCGCCGAACTCAAAGGGCTCGGCATGCTGAAAATTATCCGCAAACACGCCTTCCCCAACGCCGTTGCGCCCATCGTGAACGTGGTGATGATCAACCTGGCCTATCTGGTGGTGGGCGTCGTGGTGGTCGAGGTCGTGTTCGCCTATCCCGGTATGGGGCAATATCTGGTGGATCACGTGGCCAAACGCGACGTGCCGGTGGTGCAGGCCTGCGGGCTGATCTTCGCCGCCGTTTACATCGGGTTGAACCTGATTGCCGACATTGTATCGATCCTGGCCAACCCAAGACTGAGGCACCCCAAATGA
- a CDS encoding ABC transporter substrate-binding protein: MNDQLKHLSERVSKGLMTRREFVGRAAALGVTAAVANSMLATAAKAAGPVKGGTIRMGIQGGESTNSLDPALAASMVPTVNLRNFGDCLVNVAPDGSIENRIAESVEASADAKTWNFKIRKGVEFHNGKSLTPDDVMRTMERHSNEDATSGALGIMQGIESMKVDGDIFSVSLTTPNADLPYLLADYHLQIQPDGGFDNPASGIGSGAYMIEVDEPGVRHLFKKNPNYWDDSIGHADEIEVLALNDSTARTAALQSGQVHIIDRVEPKIAQLLARAPNVEVKNVSGPGHYVFIMHCDTAPFDNVDLRMALKLAINREDMVDKILRGYGSLGNDFPINKAYPLFDETIPQRSYDPEMAAELYKKSGHDGSPIVMQVADGAFPGAVDAAALFQQSAQAAGIPLEIKREPNDGYWSEIWNVQPFCASYWSGRPVQDQMYTTAYLSTADWNDTRFFNDAFDALLNSAKAELDNAKRKEIYRDMAMILRDEGGLICPMFNDSIEGISTNVGGWIEDPNLNIMNAMAGVKCWLTA, translated from the coding sequence ATGAACGATCAATTAAAACACCTGTCCGAGCGTGTAAGTAAGGGCTTGATGACGCGCCGCGAATTTGTCGGTCGCGCCGCCGCCCTTGGTGTGACCGCCGCCGTTGCCAACTCGATGCTCGCAACCGCCGCCAAAGCCGCAGGCCCCGTCAAAGGCGGCACCATCCGCATGGGGATCCAGGGCGGCGAAAGCACCAACAGCCTCGACCCCGCCCTGGCCGCCTCCATGGTGCCAACGGTGAACTTGCGCAATTTCGGCGACTGCCTCGTCAATGTGGCACCCGATGGCAGCATCGAAAACCGGATTGCTGAAAGCGTCGAAGCCTCCGCAGATGCAAAAACGTGGAATTTCAAAATCCGCAAGGGCGTCGAATTTCACAACGGCAAGAGCCTGACCCCGGATGACGTAATGCGCACCATGGAGCGCCACTCCAATGAGGATGCAACCTCCGGTGCGCTCGGCATCATGCAGGGCATTGAGTCCATGAAGGTTGATGGCGACATCTTTTCGGTTTCGCTGACCACGCCCAACGCGGACTTGCCGTATCTGCTGGCTGACTACCACTTGCAGATTCAACCGGACGGTGGCTTTGACAATCCCGCGTCAGGCATCGGCAGCGGGGCTTACATGATCGAAGTCGATGAGCCCGGCGTGCGTCATCTGTTCAAGAAAAACCCGAATTACTGGGACGATTCCATTGGCCACGCCGATGAAATAGAAGTGCTTGCTCTGAACGACTCCACGGCACGGACTGCGGCGCTGCAATCGGGTCAGGTCCATATTATTGACCGGGTTGAGCCAAAGATTGCCCAGCTGCTGGCGCGCGCTCCGAATGTAGAGGTCAAGAACGTCTCCGGGCCGGGCCATTACGTCTTTATCATGCACTGTGACACGGCCCCGTTTGACAATGTTGACCTGCGTATGGCGTTGAAACTCGCGATCAACCGCGAGGATATGGTCGATAAGATCCTGCGCGGCTACGGCTCGCTTGGCAATGACTTCCCGATCAACAAGGCCTATCCGCTGTTTGATGAGACCATCCCGCAGCGCAGCTATGATCCTGAAATGGCGGCTGAACTCTACAAGAAATCCGGTCACGATGGATCACCCATCGTCATGCAGGTTGCTGATGGCGCATTCCCGGGCGCGGTTGATGCCGCAGCACTCTTTCAGCAATCCGCACAGGCTGCGGGCATTCCGCTGGAAATCAAGCGGGAGCCAAATGACGGCTATTGGTCCGAAATCTGGAATGTGCAGCCCTTCTGTGCCTCCTATTGGTCCGGTCGCCCGGTGCAAGATCAGATGTACACCACGGCCTATCTCTCGACTGCGGATTGGAACGATACCCGCTTTTTCAACGACGCATTCGACGCGCTGCTGAACTCGGCGAAGGCCGAGCTGGATAACGCCAAACGCAAAGAAATATACCGCGATATGGCAATGATCCTGCGCGATGAAGGCGGGCTGATCTGCCCGATGTTCAATGACAGCATCGAAGGCATCTCAACCAATGTCGGCGGCTGGATCGAAGATCCGAACCTGAACATCATGAATGCGATGGCAGGCGTGAAGTGCTGGCTGACCGCGTGA